One Arachis hypogaea cultivar Tifrunner chromosome 18, arahy.Tifrunner.gnm2.J5K5, whole genome shotgun sequence genomic window, tgatttctcaaattcaaactttctaaataatatttcaaacaaagtttcagattttatagaaaattcggtgacacctcccctaaaacttggactttgccaccctttccggATCTCAACCAAACCATTCCGCAACCCTCTTCAatgggttcaaaaccaaattaatttaaaatcagaCTAATTCCAAAATTTCATGTCATTCTCATTCTTCAAGAaaacaaattcaactcaattcatTTTTAATGAACCAAACTTGTTTTCAAAACAGTCCTTTTCACAAAACCgaacaataataaaatcaaacAAGCAATCATAGCCATCCAAGAcaaccaaacaatacataagATTTATACAATCACTAAAAGTATATTTCTCACATGAATATCCATATATAGCAATCCTGAAATATAAAGTTTAGTTTTCTGAAAATGACCCCTACCTCGGCAAACCGAACCCAAAACCCAGACATGTCAATGAAAACCTTTTCTCTTGGTGCACAACCCGCGACAGCCGCAACCACAGCAACTCTAATCTCAGCACACAAGAAATGAAACTCAATCCTAAAGCATTAACGTTTCAAGGACATTAGAAACATATAACAGAATAGCAATTATAGAGGTTCGGGACGAGGAACAGCTTACTGTACTTACAATTAAGCAAGAGAACAAAGCGGTGGCAGCTCCGGTGACAATGCAGTAGCTTCATGTCGTATGCCACAGTCATAGAACTCAGCATGCAAGATCCGAAACTTGATCCTATGTTACTAACATCTAAGAACCTTTAATAACTCATAACAGGATATCGATTTTCAAAGATTGCAGAACGAAACGCTTACCGAGAAGACGGAAGCTTCAGTGGCGGTTTCCGACGGCAACAGCGGCGGAGATGGCTCGACGGCGGCGACCAGAACTTTGACGACAGCAACTGTAACAAACATGCAGTGATGAAAATCTTCCAAAAACTCAAAAGGAATGAAAACCAACTTAAAATCCTTACCGGCAGTGGATCTCAGTGGCGGCAACGGTATTTCTCGGCGGTAGAGACTCGGCCCCCCATCACCAGTggcggtgataaaccactattttatggtttatcttgtgctaatttgggtggtttttatcaattctttgctcacttattcatataatttgcatggttttacaaatccttcctaattctgtgatatagttgaaaacatgtttcctaagcctttaaactatcaatttaattatcctttatcaccattcgatgccgtgatctatgtgttaagtgttttcaggctttataggacaggaatggcttagaggataaaaaggaaacatgcaaaatggGAAGGAACGCAGgaaatgaagttttgaagaagctggcagcgacgcatacgcgtgggcgacgcgtacgcgtgcctagcACAGAAGacaagcgacgcatacgcgtgactgacgcgtgcgcgtgacaaggaatttggccaagcaacgcgtacgcgtgacatgtgccacgtgcagaaattgcagaaagcgctgggggtgatttttgggctCCTTTttgcccagttccaagcccgaaaaacataaaatagaagCTGCGAAATGGGGGAATCCTTAGGCATGGATTgacacaactttcattcacataattttagattttagatgtagtttctagagagagaggctccctcctctctctaggttttaggattcttaggtttagttagtctcaatttcagatttctatcttCGTTTAAtctaatttctcttctactcttatttgtcttagcattctagtttatttatttaccttgttgattactttatgttgctattttctcaatttggtttatgaactccatgttagattcaatttcctatttaatgcaatttgaggtatttcatatttatgattgctttcttcaatttatgttattgatgctttcaattggttgtttggattttattatctcttattgcttttctatgtttttatgttgtgccttccaagtgtttgataaaacgcttggttggactttagaatagatttttctcctctaggctttggttgagtaattggagactcttgagttatcaaactcatttgttaattgataattgaaggttactaattgacttgaattccactaactatagtctttccttaggagttgactaggacttgaggaatcaaattgattcatccacttgactttcctctatagttagaggttaactaagtggtagcaacggACAATTCTCATGACAATTGAAAagcataactaggataggacttctagttcttataccttgccaagagcttttctagttattaatttaatttcttaccattttatttccttgttccttattcaaaaaccccaaaaagatacaatctcataaccaatactAACTAcccctccctgcaattccttgagagacgacccgaggtttaaatacttcggtttaattttattgggtttgctttagtgacaaacaaatttttgtatgaaaggattctttgttggtttagaaactatactagcaacgagacttcatttgtgaaattctttactagcaaaaaatccgttcatcaagcGGCGACAGAGCTTGCGACGGTGGCGGCTGGCTTCGCGCTAGACGGCGGCGACAGAAATGGAGAGGAGCAGCAATGAAGGCGCGGCGGCTCCAAGCCCGCGACCCTCTCATTCGCGAGCCATTTCTCTTCGCGGTTCTGCTCTCGACGGCGACGGGACATCTGGCAGCAGGGAGGACGAACGACGACGGCACAAGTAGCAGAATGCGGTGGCAGTCTGCGATGATGGCACGATCTCCCTCTCTCTCGGATCTCCCTCTTGACGGCACAGCGGCGGCGATAGCATCTGGCGGCGCGATGGCAGCTGGACGTGGTGGCGGTGGTTTCCCTCCTCCTTCCTCTTATGATCACagctccctctcttctctccttCCCCTGCTTCTGtctcccttttcttttttttcttttttttctttccttctttcctttttgtCTGAAGCTAAGGAGTGTTAGGGTTTGGGGAAGGGAAAGCGGTGGGATAGAGGGTTAGGATTAGGATAAtttaggtaattttaataaaattaggggtatagagaattaaaaatctaatttaatcctttaagattatttttaaaatattatttaattatcaatttgttaATTGGCTTCcaattaagtattttaatttaaaattagagataatataattaattttctttgtctaTAAaaatgaaagtattaaattttaaaatctcaatcatttaaaccaaatcatataaaattcttattattttacaattactaaactttataatttaaatatagaaaataattcaataattataaaatcaaataaaatcttaaattatttttaaactcaatcaaaatttgctttaattatctttaataaaataatttttgagattAAAGtacttaatgaataaataaatcaaaattaacttataataaaattttcaaaaaattctaggTCTTACGTATATAAATATACAACTCCTTTTAAAaagtcaaataatatatatagagagGAAAAAATCTATGCACATTCCATTTATTCCTTATTGGATTATATATGGTATCCACTAATTTCGGAAAATTTCCAACAGAGGACATAATTTGGTACTAGGTTATTCGATGCATCTAATGTTGCATACGCACGTTATGGTTCAAAATTTGGTATATAGTAGACAAACGCATATGGTAATGCATGAACACAATATCAAAGTTCAGCCCAAATACTTAATTGTTGGTAAACAAGCAAAAGCCaccagaaaataactaaccccaagtcttttttttcttatgttttatttaaattatagttTTAAAAGTTTGTCTTTTTGTTTTCAAATGTATCTATTTTGAAACAAACATTGActtcaacaattataaaataaattaaaaatctggTACCACCCCAGTACAGGTTTCGTCTCATACTCTAGAATTCGAAATCCTTTTATAAACACACTTTCTCTCTCAATAAAATCAGCTCCAAACTTCACTATAAATATAATAGCTCttcctttatttatttacaaCTTCAGCTCCttcattcattcagtagtttattctttttcttctcacAAAGTAAAAAACATACGAGAGATATAGAACAACAATGTCTTCACAAAGTGTAGTTCTTTCATCACTTTTGCTCATGTCATTGGTTTCTTCTTCTGGCTTGTGTTTTGGCTCTTACATTGGCCCTAGGAGGTTGATGCAGACAAAACATGATGAAAATATGGATATCATGTTAAGGGTTCATCATCAATCAACACCATCTTCAATGTCTCAAAAAACGTTTAGTGTTTCACATTATGGAGCAAAATCTGGTGATGGAAGAGTTGATAATGAGGTAACATATAATCACCAATATGAATAATCCTTTTAACATTTCCGTTTTAGAAAAATGCTAGAGTAACATTTAATAGAGAAGAGAGTCTGTTAATATTAGTTCAAAGAGAAAGTCTAGGTAgcaagtacttttattaaaatttggtcaacgcttaatcatcaaaagaaaaatgagtaattcCACACCAACCATTGAATGTAATTTCATACTATTAAAAACACTAATGCCAGttaattgatggctacaaatcacaaaatttattgGCCCTAGCACTCCACATTTATTTACtcgctttttttcttttctttttaatataattcttttgatcttttgacaTTGACAAACTATTTCTTACTACATAGGCATTTGAGAAGGCATGGAATTTAGCATGTTCAGAAGGGGGTGCTCTTGTGGTCCCAGAAGAGAAGGTTTATCACCTTAAGCCAATAAAATTTTCAGGCCCATGCCAAGCCACTACCACTTTTATGGTGAGAAAACATACATTGTTTCACAAGTTAAATGCTTTGTTGAGAAACTTATTTagttcatcatcattatcattattagctTCACCCTCCATGACAAGTAACTCATTTTGATTGTGCCCGTTTTACAATAATGTTAGTTATATGGAACAATCAAAGCATGGCCTAAAATTTCAGCCTATGAAGAAGATAGACAGCACTGGATTATGTTTGATAATATAACGAATTTTGGTGTTGATGGTGGCGGCACTTTCAACGGCAATGGAAAAATATGGTGGGAAAACTCTTGCAAAACTAACGAAAGCCTTGTAAGTTACCcaattcatttaattttaaatctgttaaattaattaaattaatagttcCAAATTGATGTTACGTTGTCCTTCCCATTGGATTTTCCCCTGCAATTTTCAGGgattatattattgttatatttgcATGTATGtgttattctttttttcttttcctggtttttttttatgttattttatttctaatgagttaatttattaaagaaagttttttttttttttttttttttgaaaaaagaactCAACACTAAAAGTAGAGCATATAACTGACAATTACAAATCATGAtcaataaaaaccaaaaaattgaaTGTTTGAATAACCATTAATCGCTTTTACTTATTAGTTCTTTCTTTAGTGGTTTGAATCTTAACGAActaatcaccaaaaaaaaaaaaaaatcttaacgaACCAACATTTAAGGATTTCACTTTTTTCGGTATGGTAtgcataattataaataaattatttgtttaCCATAACTTACTATCGTTAATTGAAGTATAATTTGTTAGGTTTGCATACATTTTTATAAAGAATAATCATAATTCAACTAATTAGTCGAGTAGTCAATTTACTCCCATATTTAAACAAGTGTTAATACTTAATAGTTTAAATTTGTTTTGTGTACGTGGATCCTTAAATAGAGTTCACACcccaaaaaaaattctaattcatTAAAGAAAacagtttaatctttttttttttaaagaaaattaacttTTTGTAAtgcaaattaaattttattttttatttaactatatatataaaaaacttAGGGGATTATTATTagtttacaaaaatattttttatttttgttttctattttgatttctaaaaattatttttattttaaaagtttttatattttagaaaacGCGTTGGTTTGTAAAAATAGAATTCATTCCAAATGCTAAAATCAATAGAAATATATTCGGTTGGTCTATTTTCaaaatgtatttttaatattaatttaaaaatataaaattatttttttattaaacgtgtaattttattaattaatattttattaagttgTAAAATCtctctttcaaaaataaaaaacaatgcgCACCCTtatcttttgttttcattttttaatgttatttttttttaactgttgtgattttcaaatttcaacactaacggtgatgatttctttctttgttttgccCTGTTGCTACAACACTCACAGCCATGTAAGGATGCACCAACTGTAAGTTATTCTTCTTAATCTACCTAAAGTTCTATAATTAATTAGTGAgccaatatttattttttgttattgcgGAAAATTGTTGCTTATTAGGCTGTGACTTTCAATGAATGCAACAATTTGAGAGTGGAAAACGTTGCATTCCGAAATGCACAACAAATGCATGTTAGATTTCAGAAATGCAATAACGTTACAGCTTCAAATCTGGTGGTTCAAGCTCCTGGGGATAGCCCTAACACTGATGGACTTCACGTCACTGAAACCAAAAATATATTCATAAGAAACTCTGTCATTCGTACAGGTAAATTTCTTTACAAATTATAAtggattaaataatttttttaacattacaaaatactgaaaatacacaatttgctttttctttttctttttttcccttctgaatctctgtagACATTTTCTTTTTAAAGTTGTGATTTTATTCGTActattaatttatttctttaaatatTGTCGTGATAATTCAAAATATTAATGTGATAGGATATGGCATAGAATTATTAAATTGGGTAAATTTATgttagaaattaaaatcaaaattattagatattttagaaccaaaatcaaaagaaaaaaaaattaaggacCAAAAGtcatctattttaatttttatagacaGTAAAAACATATTTGAGCAAAATTAggtttagaaaattatttttatattttaaaaaataataattttgagtgtacacaaaaattaatcattaaattagttatttatataaaatatacattaaaatataaaatatataataaaaatatatttatatataaatacatgataTTAATTTGGTGATTGATGAAATGACTAATTTTTTGTTGTATacgtaatatttttgttaaaaaaacacttcaaatttaaaatttaattaattttgattctttATAGGTGATGACTGCATTTCAATAGTGAGTGGGTCCCAAAATGTTCGTGCTACGGATATAGTTTGTGGACCAGGCCATGGAATCAGGTTTTCAAGATACTTACACAATTGCacacaatatttatttattaacccAAAGTTGTTTATTTTAggcaaatttttaattaattggtTAAATCCGTTAATGTCGCAGCATTGGAAGCTTAGGAGCTGGTAATTCAGAAGCACAAGTCTCGAATGTGGTAATCGACGGAGCCATTTTCACAGGAACCACTAATGGTGTTAGAATTAAGACTTGGCAGGTAAATTAAACTCCTCTCTCACAATTAATGTGTTTAATAAACTGAAAAGTAGAAATGTATTGAGAGGTAATGTTGACCACAAATTGCAAAATTTTAGGCGCAATTAGACACATTGGGGATTGACCAATGATGCCAGGTTTGATAAAAAGGGCATGTTATaattgctaattttttttttcaactaattttttttatgttattgacTACCACTGAGCTTATACAATCTAACATACCCtgtgacaatttttttttttttttttctggtggaATGTCACTTATGAAACCAAAGTTGACCTCCAATATTTCAACTAACTTGGGTTGGCAAGTTTACACAATCCACCAATTCCCTAACCTTCTTCACACAAGTCAAATGAGGCATCTTATTTGAAATATTTTGTAGTTCAACTTTCTTTGATTTTCATATCACATTCTTAACTAATTAGAACCGGCACACTTATTAGTTTTCATTTGTTTCTTGTGGAGTTCCATGGCACTTACCAcactaatttaaatttctgtttatgCACAATGCCAAAAGTCATGAACTTTTCTAACTAATAATAGAGTGAAATAATGGGAAACATGTTACAAGTAATAAGagattgtttctttttcttatatattttggTTTAATCTTAATACAGGGAGGTTCTGGATATGCAAAAGACATCAAATTTGTTAATATAGAAATGCGAAACGTGACCAATCCCATAATCATAGATCAAAACTACTGCGATCAGAAAGAACCATGCCAAGAGCAGGTGACTTGTccctcaaaaaaaaattttggaggaaattatatatattagccTATTTTATTTCGGCTTATCAATGAACATGTCTtacattttttttgttagaaacTTAATTTTATCTTTGGTTTGATACCCAATTTATATTATCCCATAGTAACATTTTTATACTTTCTACTATAAAAATTAGAGTGACTACTCCATCCaaccctgacaattatctcgaaaggacaacgaaactcccaagaaaaaaaaaacacctaatcCGGCCCctgatttttttttggattgatTAGCTCCTGTACTAAAAAAAACATTGACTTTTTTTGGCACATGAGCTAATTAGTCACATAAAAGTAAATCTCAGGAGTCGAGTTGGTATTTTTTTTGTCAAGGACCTCGTTGTCTtttgagataattgtcagggactattttgaatttttctctaTATATTctttttgtaaaaaatttaaaacattaaaGTCATCATATGCAACacataatttcttaaaaaattagtTACAATTTTCACTCTTCACCAATTTGTTTTTTcaacaaagaaatttctaaagggtaaattactaaattaatccATTACGTTTAGACATAATTATGTTTTGgtttttaaggtttaaagtgtcttatttgaatctaaaata contains:
- the LOC112769005 gene encoding polygalacturonase is translated as MSSQSVVLSSLLLMSLVSSSGLCFGSYIGPRRLMQTKHDENMDIMLRVHHQSTPSSMSQKTFSVSHYGAKSGDGRVDNEAFEKAWNLACSEGGALVVPEEKVYHLKPIKFSGPCQATTTFMLYGTIKAWPKISAYEEDRQHWIMFDNITNFGVDGGGTFNGNGKIWWENSCKTNESLPCKDAPTAVTFNECNNLRVENVAFRNAQQMHVRFQKCNNVTASNLVVQAPGDSPNTDGLHVTETKNIFIRNSVIRTGDDCISIVSGSQNVRATDIVCGPGHGISIGSLGAGNSEAQVSNVVIDGAIFTGTTNGVRIKTWQGGSGYAKDIKFVNIEMRNVTNPIIIDQNYCDQKEPCQEQESAVKLSNVVYQNIIGTSATQVAIKFNCSKTVPCRSIYLQDVILKPERHGSDTVATCENVRYANRGQLFPQCSTA